Within the Gloeobacter kilaueensis JS1 genome, the region GAACAACCAGACGAGCCGCAGGGTGCGCACAGATCAACCGTCCGGTGGCAGCAGGTCGGGGCGGCGCTCGCGGGTGCGAGCCAGTTGCTGCTCGCGCCGCCAGCGCTCGATCTGGGCATGGTGACCGCTCAGGAGCACCGGCGGCACGGACCAGCCTCGAAAACTAGCCGGGCGGGTGTACTGGGGGTATTCGAGCAGATTGTCTTCAAAACTTTCGGCGGCGAGGGAGCGCTGGTTGCCGACGGTACCAGGGAGCAGGCGCACCACGCCGTCGATGAGGGCGAGGGCCGGGATCTCGCCGCCGGTAAGCACAAAGTCTCCCAGGGAAATCTCGTGGGTCGCCAGGTGCTCCCGTACCCGCTCGTCCACGCCTTCGTAGTGGCCGCAGACGAGTACCAGTTGTTGAAATTCGACCAGCGACTTGAGGAGCGGCTGGCGGAGGGGCACGCCCTGGGGAGTCAGCAGGATCACCGCACGGGGCGATTCGACCGGCAGCGACTCGACCGCCGCAAATAGCGGCTCCGGTTTGAGCACCATTCCCGCTCCGCCGCCGTAGGGCGTGTCATCGACGGTGCGGTAGCGATCGCCGGC harbors:
- the trmD gene encoding tRNA (guanosine(37)-N1)-methyltransferase TrmD — its product is MRIDVVTLFPEFFETPLTTSLLARAVAQQIVSVALTNPRDFAGDRYRTVDDTPYGGGAGMVLKPEPLFAAVESLPVESPRAVILLTPQGVPLRQPLLKSLVEFQQLVLVCGHYEGVDERVREHLATHEISLGDFVLTGGEIPALALIDGVVRLLPGTVGNQRSLAAESFEDNLLEYPQYTRPASFRGWSVPPVLLSGHHAQIERWRREQQLARTRERRPDLLPPDG